The following coding sequences are from one Carassius gibelio isolate Cgi1373 ecotype wild population from Czech Republic chromosome B7, carGib1.2-hapl.c, whole genome shotgun sequence window:
- the LOC127961705 gene encoding cadherin-17-like, translating to MESLSAWFIALSVLSQNMLLSETAHLKIGVPENYDGIFPWYLTKLPDLPLTYSDLTVSGDDEGIFGVESGFLYALKPLDREKQPSYSLQVSFTKSMHTQSFTVEVCVIDKNDNVPVFLEESMRGSVQLGLLKGIPFMQVEALDRDDRNTAHADLRFSLLDQIPRIPASHMFSINSITGEVSLTEDGASTLDPEMCGRYKLSVMVQDMAGKSNAFFSTGTVLVEVTGNAWASPDPVRLQENLPGPYPIQISQVKWSGSPVEYSLEGEFPEMLFTINREGIIYLNAPLDRETQDQFHIDIVVERPDGREIAKPVELRVMVGDANDNRPTFPQMQYHTVVKELATKGTEILTVQAADNDDPKTDNVRIFYRLVSQMPETPRNLFRVDRDSGVITVQADSMEGTAPQYTLTITAEDAKGLNSSCTVIVKVLDENNNPPIFSHHEYGPFHLAEDSSVGTTVTVVSAWDADEWGGDSWQVDYRLESGNEEEAFSLVTDRRTNEAALILDKVLDFERENEYILVLSAQNPVALVRGRYGPASTATVTIFIDDINEGPVLSQSHYEVTVREGEEPGRVIATIRGYDPDSHPIRYSLRGDTKKYFSIGKYSGELKTVQALDREENSTYTMEVVAEDGRNSSLSASTLVTVHILDVNDNSPVLVGDYSWKYLCTPRWEDQALVLASRDSDGPQHGGRLNFSLRSDPTVRSNWKLTPINDTHTNLSLNVPYLPPEVYIVPFTISDSSSPPRSTFINLPVTVCPCNVRGNCRTAPKQLQGMPTIQSTVGILLGTLGVIGVILIVIFVRLSYQNSTPPNQCCQERVPLKVSL from the exons ATGGTATTTTCCCATGGTACCTCACCAAG TTGCCGGATCTCCCCTTGACCTACTCTGATCTGACTGTAAGTGGTGACGATGAAGGGATTTTTGGGGTGGAGTCAGGCTTCCTGTATGCCCTTAAACCTCTGGACAGAGAGAAGCAGCCGTCTTACTCCTTGCAG GTGTCCTTCACAAAGTCCATGCACACTCAGAGCTTTACTGTCGAGGTGTGCGTCATCGATAAGAACGACAACGTGCCGGTGTTCTTGGAAGAGAGCATGAGAGGCAGCGTGCAGCTGGGGCTTCTCAAAG GAATCCCGTTCATGCAGGTGGAAGCACTGGACCGAGATGACAGAAACACGGCCCATGCGGACCTGCGTTTCAGTCTTCTGGACCAGATACCACGCATCCCTGCCAGCCACATGTTCTCCATCAATTCCATCACAGGAGAAGTGTCCCTTACGGAGGATG GTGCCTCAACTCTAGATCCAGAAATGTGTGGCCGCTACAAGCTGTCTGTGATGGTACAGGACATGGCCGGCAAGTCCAACGCTTTCTTCTCCACTGGAACTGTGTTAGTGGAGGTGACCGGGAACGCATGGGCCTCCCCTGATCCTGTGAGACTGCAGGAGAATCTGCCTGGACCATATCCCATCCAAATCTCACAG GTGAAGTGGAGTGGCAGTCCAGTTGAGTATAGTCTTGAGGGAGAGTTTCCAGAAATGCTCTTCACTATCAACAGAGAAGGAATAATTTACCTAAATGCTCCTCTGGACAGAGAAACGCAGGACCAG TTTCATATTGACATAGTGGTAGAGAGGCCAGATGGGCGAGAGATTGCTAAGCCCGTGGAGCTGCGAGTGATGGTGGGGGACGCCAATGACAATAGGCCCACGTTCCCACAAATGCAGTACCACACTGTGGTCAAGGAGCTTGCGACTAAAg GAACAGAGATTCTCACAGTCCAAGCAGCTGACAACGACGATCCGAAAACCGATAATGTGCGGATATTTTATCGGCTGGTGAGCCAGATGCCTGAGACTCCCCGGAATTTGTTCCGTGTGGACCGGGACTCGGGAGTGATCACAGTGCAGGCGGACAGCATGGAGGGCACCGCTCCACAGTACACACTCACCATCACGGCAGAGGACGCTAAAG GACTGAACAGCTCCTGCACAGTCATAGTGAAAGTTCTGGATGAAAACAACAACCCACCAATCTTCTCCCATCATGAG TACGGACCCTTCCACCTGGCCGAGGACTCCTCAGTGGGCACCACAGTCACTGTAGTGTCAGCATGGGATGCGGATGAGTGGGGTGGAGACAGCTGGCAGGTGGACTACAGACTTGAATCTGGGAATGAGGAGGAGGCTTTCAGTCTAGTGACTGACAGACGGACCAATGAAGCTGCCCTCATCCTTGATAAG GTGCTGGACTTTGAGCGGGAGAATGAGTACATACTGGTGCTGAGCGCTCAGAACCCAGTTGCTCTGGTCCGAGGCAGATACGGACCAGCATCCACAGCAACTGTCACCATTTTTATCGATGACATCAATGAAGGGCCGGTTTTGTCTCAAAGCCATTATGAAGTCACTGTCAGAGAAGGGGAGGAGCCAGGACGTGTTATTGCCACAATCAGAGGTTATGACCCTGACTCTCATCCAATCAG GTATTCGCTGAGAGGAGACACTAAGAAATATTTCTCTATTGGGAAGTACTCAGGAGAGCTCAAGACGGTCCAGGCTTTGGACAGAGAGGAGAACAGCACCTACACCATGGAAGTGGTGGCTGAAGATGGGC GTAACTCCTCTTTGTCGGCTTCCACTCTGGTGACAGTGCACATTTTAGATGTTAATGACAACAGCCCAGTTCTGGTGGGCGATTACTCCTGGAAATACCTGTGCACACCTCGCTGGGAGGATCAGGCTCTGGTTCTGGCCTCTCGGGACAGCGATGGGCCCCAGCATGGAGGAAGGCTCAACTTCTCCCTCCGCAGTGACCCCACTGTCCGCAGCAACTGGAAGCTCACTCCCATCAATG ACACTCACACCAACCTGTCTTTGAATGTCCCATACCTGCCTCCAGAGGTTTACATTGTACCCTTTACCATCTCAGACAGCAGCTCTCCACCCAGAAGCACGTTCATCAATCTGCCAG TGACGGTTTGCCCGTGCAATGTGAGGGGGAACTGTAGAACAGCACCAAAACAGCTTCAGGGCATGCCCACTATTCAGTCAACAGTGGGCATCCTGCTCGGAACTCTGGGAGTTATAG GCGTCATACTGATAGTTATATTTGTGAGACTGTCCTACCAGAATTCAACACCACCAAACCAATGCTGCCAGGAAAGAGTGCCACTCAAAGTCTCTCTATAA